The following are encoded together in the Choristoneura fumiferana chromosome 4, NRCan_CFum_1, whole genome shotgun sequence genome:
- the LOC141427576 gene encoding bolA-like protein DDB_G0274169 isoform X2, translated as MLLTNRLKSSLYGVIRTGLYSTVRSMSGVVESAIRDKLQTALDATHLAVINESYMHNVPKGAETHFKVVVVSDRFDGLPLIKEELQTGVHALSIVAKTPQQWAAGSQVVESSPSCRGGFGK; from the exons ATGTTACTTACTAACAGGTTGAAATCGTCTCTGTACGGCGTAATACGTACAG GCCTGTATAGCACAGTAAGGAGCATGTCTGGAGTGGTGGAGAGTGCCATCCGCGACAAGCTCCAGACCGCGCTAGACGCGACACACCTCGCCGTCATTAACGAGTCGTACATGCACAACGTGCCCAAAGGCGCAGAAACACACTTCAAGGTGGTCGTGGTGTCCGACAGATTCGACGGACTGCCCTTGATTAAG GAGGAGTTGCAGACAGGTGTACATGCACTGTCCATCGTGGCCAAGACCCCCCAGCAGTGGGCCGCAGGCAGCCAGGTTGTTGAGAGCAGCCCCAGCTGCCGGGGAGGGTTTGGCAAATAG
- the LOC141427576 gene encoding bolA-like protein DDB_G0274169 isoform X1 — protein MLLTNRLKSSLYGVIRTGLYSTVRSMSGVVESAIRDKLQTALDATHLAVINESYMHNVPKGAETHFKVVVVSDRFDGLPLIKRHRLVNEILQEELQTGVHALSIVAKTPQQWAAGSQVVESSPSCRGGFGK, from the exons ATGTTACTTACTAACAGGTTGAAATCGTCTCTGTACGGCGTAATACGTACAG GCCTGTATAGCACAGTAAGGAGCATGTCTGGAGTGGTGGAGAGTGCCATCCGCGACAAGCTCCAGACCGCGCTAGACGCGACACACCTCGCCGTCATTAACGAGTCGTACATGCACAACGTGCCCAAAGGCGCAGAAACACACTTCAAGGTGGTCGTGGTGTCCGACAGATTCGACGGACTGCCCTTGATTAAG AGACACAGACTGGTGAATGAAATATTGCAGGAGGAGTTGCAGACAGGTGTACATGCACTGTCCATCGTGGCCAAGACCCCCCAGCAGTGGGCCGCAGGCAGCCAGGTTGTTGAGAGCAGCCCCAGCTGCCGGGGAGGGTTTGGCAAATAG
- the LOC141427576 gene encoding bolA-like protein DDB_G0274169 isoform X3, whose translation MSGVVESAIRDKLQTALDATHLAVINESYMHNVPKGAETHFKVVVVSDRFDGLPLIKRHRLVNEILQEELQTGVHALSIVAKTPQQWAAGSQVVESSPSCRGGFGK comes from the exons ATGTCTGGAGTGGTGGAGAGTGCCATCCGCGACAAGCTCCAGACCGCGCTAGACGCGACACACCTCGCCGTCATTAACGAGTCGTACATGCACAACGTGCCCAAAGGCGCAGAAACACACTTCAAGGTGGTCGTGGTGTCCGACAGATTCGACGGACTGCCCTTGATTAAG AGACACAGACTGGTGAATGAAATATTGCAGGAGGAGTTGCAGACAGGTGTACATGCACTGTCCATCGTGGCCAAGACCCCCCAGCAGTGGGCCGCAGGCAGCCAGGTTGTTGAGAGCAGCCCCAGCTGCCGGGGAGGGTTTGGCAAATAG